A DNA window from Euwallacea fornicatus isolate EFF26 chromosome 17, ASM4011564v1, whole genome shotgun sequence contains the following coding sequences:
- the Sirt1 gene encoding NAD-dependent protein deacetylase sirtuin-1: MDSNPDVQDYESCAKRLKIDHGESDDGDLCKNQGLSRIIASNKGSADTVEGSSSGHEASTIKSTHPSPPHTDSCDVPETASSFFDADNDQLDPLQEEDDDDNASTVSHLSELSGISNLSGQDWKPMAGSVVWIQQQMQKGINPRIILTELGVDLEQIPPYVDDLTLWKIIINILAEPPKRNKLRHVNTLDDVVRLLRGAQKVIVLTGAGVSVSCGIPDFRSRDGIYSRLAVEFPDLPNPQAMFDINYFTQDPRPFFKFAKDIYPGKFKPSPCHRFIKLLEKQQKLLRNYTQNIDTLEKEADIERVIECHGSFATATCTKCEHKVSADKIRELVLSQKIPLCEVCHGERSSIATDDFGSEAMQYKDLVLSGIMKPDIVFFGEGLPDTFHEAMAADKSECDLLVVIGSSLKVRPVALIPSSLSAHVPQILINREPLSHCHFDVELLGDCDVIINHLCKLLGSNWEEAIYTSQELTETSELLPCAEPEPFDISKWRDNSNSLIGLGCTEEAVTISDMEQIHTCTCESKVVSTPGSSRHECTCIAESKSHKERHISIDSARDSGIGDNSNFTDPETENSKEAQSSNTFSIESASGSLQRSAQRGQNMRKQSSDSGFERKRETMKGFWQPKVKRSLAQRLPPNTFHLLPPSRYVFPGAEVYYDPEEKSSCLDENSSSDDGMSECC; this comes from the exons GCAGCAGTTCTGGACACGAAGCCTCCACCATAAAGTCCACTCATCCATCACCTCCCCATACTGATTCCTGCGACGTTCCGGAGACAGCATCAAGTTTCTTCGACGCTGACAATGACCAATTGGACCCGTTACAAGAGGAAGACGATGACGACAATGCTTCCACAGTGAGCCACCTCAGCGAATTGAGTGGTATTTCAAACTTAAGTGGTCAGGACTGGAAACCAATGGCAGGGAGTGTGGTGTGGATACAACAGCAGATGCAGAAGGGGATCAATCCTAGGATAATCTTGACCGAATTAG gagtAGACTTGGAACAGATTCCTCCCTATGTTGATGACCTGACCCTGtggaaaattatcataaacATCTTGGCGGAGCCACCCAAAAGAAACAAGCTAAGGCACGTTAATACTCTGGATGACGTAGTACGGTTGCTGAGGGGAGCCCAGAAGGTGATAGTGCTCACTGGGGCTGGCGTTTCGGTCTCTTGTGGGATTCCCGATTTTCGCTCACGAGATGGCATTTACTCCCGCTTAGCTGTGGAGTTTCCAGACCTGCCAAACCCCCAAGCGATGTTCGATATAAATTACTTCACGCAAGATCCCAGACCTTTTTTCAAGTTTGCCAAAGATATTTATCCaggaaaattcaaaccaaGCCCTTGTCACCGCTTTATAAAGCTGCTAGAGAAGCAGCAGAAACTGCTGCGAAACTACACTCAGAACATCGACACATTAGAAAAAGAGGCGGATATTGAGAGGGTGATTGAGTGTCACGGCTCCTTCGCCACAGCAACATGCACCAAGTGCGAGCATAAAGTCAGTGCTGATAAAATTCGGGAACTGGTGCTCTCACAGAAAATCCCCTTGTGCGAAGTGTGTCACGGAGAGCGAAGCTCCATCGCTACCGACGACTTTGGGAGTGAAGCTATGCAGTACAAGGACTTAGTGCTGTCGGGAATAATGAAGCCGGATATAGTGTTCTTCGGAGAGGGTTTGCCCGACACCTTCCACGAAGCCATGGCGGCGGACAAGTCAGAATGTGACCTTTTGGTGGTTATTGGGAGCTCGTTGAAGGTACGCCCAGTGGCTCTCATTCCGAGTTCGCTCTCGGCTCACGTGCCCCAGATTCTGATCAACAGGGAACCACTGTCGCATTGCCATTTCGATGTGGAGCTGTTGGGCGATTGCGATGTCATCATTAATCACCTCTGCAAGCT tttGGGCTCGAATTGGGAAGAAGCGATTTACACCTCCCAAGAACTCACCGAAACCTCAGAACTCCTCCCTTGTGCCGAACCCGAACCGTTCGATATCAGTAAATGGCGGGACAATTCCAATTCCCTCATAGGGTTAGGCTGCACGGAAGAAGCCGTCACTATCTCCGATATGGAGCAGATTCACACTTGCACCTGCGAATCAAAGGTGGTAAGCACTCCTGGATCATCGCGGCATGAATGTACGTGTATAGCGGAGAGCAAATCCCACAAAGAGAGGCACATCAGCATAGACTCGGCCCGAGACTCTGGCATTGGGGACAACTCGAATTTTACAGACCCCGAGACAGAGAACAGCAAAGAAGCGCAAAGCAGCAACACTTTCAGCATCGAATCTGCCTCGGGCAGTTTGCAAAGGTCAGCGCAACGAGGACAGAACATGAGGAAGCAGTCCTCAGATAGCGGCTTCGAAAGGAAAAGGGAGACGATGAAGGGGTTCTGGCAGCCGAAAGTGAAGAGGAGTTTAGCACAAAGGTTGCCCCCGAACACTTTCCATCTGCTGCCGCCGAGTCGGTACGTTTTTCCAGGGGCCGAGGTGTACTACGACCCAGAGGAAAAGTCTTCGTGCCTGGACGAGAACAGTAGTTCGGACGATGGTATGTCCGAGTGTTGTTAG